The genomic interval CCTTGTACAATGCTCAAGGCTCTCGGCTGAGTAGCAGGAGCAACTTTTAATTTATTATGAGCCCAAACGATGGATTCAATAAGTTCTTGCCAATAACCACGTCCACTGAATAGAAACATTAAACTAAAAGCCCATACAAAATGAGCACCTAGGAAAAAAAGGCCATATGCAGATAATGACGAACCATAAGACTGAATTACCTGGGATGCCTGCGCCCATAAGAAATCGCGGAGCCATCCGTTAATAGTAATAGAACTCTGCGCAAAGTTTCCTCCCGTAATATGAGTTACTACCCCTTGATCACTTATACTGCCCCAAACGTCTGACTGCATTTTCCAACTGAAATGGAATATTACTACCGAAATTGCATTGTACATCCAGAATAGTCCTAAGAAGACATGATCCCAAGCCGATACTTGACATGTACCCCCCCTTCCGGGCCCATCACAAGGAAAACGAAAACCAAGATTTGCTTTATCCGGTATCAAGCGGGAGCTACGAGCAAATAGAACACCTTTCAGGAGTATCAATACTGTCACATGAATCGTAAATGCATGAATGTGATGGACCAAAAAATCTGCGGTTCCTAATGGAATAGGTAACAAAGCCACTTTGCCACCCACTGCTACCAAATCACCACCTCCCCAAGTTAAACTGGTGCTTGCTGTTGCACCAGGAGCCGTTGCACCGGGTGCTAAAGCGTGGGTGTTTTGTATCCATTGAGCAAAAACGGGTTGTAATTGGATAGCGGTATCTGAAAACATATCTTGAGGACGCCCTAAAGCGCTCATGGTATCATTATGAATATACAAACCAAAACTGTGAAAGCCTAGAAATATACATGCCCAGTTGAGATGTGATATAATTGCATCACGATGTCTAAGAACACGATCTAATAGATCATTGTATCGAGTAGTTGGATCATAGTCTCTTACCATAAAAATGGCTGCGTGCGCAGCAGCACCAACTATGAGAAATCCACCAATCCACATGTGGTGTGTGAACAACGACAATTGTGTACCATAGTCAGTAGCTAGATATGGATAAGGGGGCATGGAATACATGTGGTGAGCTACAACAATGGTTAAAGAGCCTAACATGGCTAGATTAAGAGATAATTGAGCATGCCATGACGTTGTTAGTATCTCATATAGTCCTTTATGGCCCTGGCCTGTAAATGGACCTTTGTGAGCTTCTAAAATATCTTTCAGACCATGACCAATACCCCAGTTGGTCCTATACATGTGACCTGCTATCAGGAAAAGAATTGCAATAGCTAAATGGTGGTGTGCAATATCGGTCAGCCACAGACCCCCAGTTACTGGATCTAATCCTCCACGAAAGGTAAGAAATTCCGCATATTTTGACCAATTCAAGGTGAAAAATGGGGTTGCTCCCTCGGCAAAACTAGGATAAAGTTGAGCCAAAAGATCCCGATTCAAGATAAATTCATGAGGAAGTGGTATTTCTTTAGGATCTACTCCAGCGTTTAGAAATTGGTTAATCGGTAAAGATACATGTACTTGATGTCCCGCCCAAGAGAGAGACCCAAGTCCTAGTAGCCCCGCTAAATGGTGATTCAACATAGATTCTACATCTTGAAACCAAGCCAATTTTGGAGCTGCTTTATGATAATGAAACCAACCAGCAAAAAGCATTAACGCTGCAAAAATCAATGCACCAATTGCGGTACAATAGAGTTGTAATTCATTAGTTATTCCAGATGCTCTCCAAATCTGAAAAAAACCGGAAGTTATTTGTATTCCTCGGAAACCTCCGCCCACATCACCATTCAATATTTCTTGGCCCACTATTGGCCAAACCACCTGGGCACTAGGCCCAATGTGAGTTGGATCACTTAGCCACGCTTCATAATTGGAAAAACGAGCACCGTGGAAATACATGCCGCTCAACCAAAGAAAGATGATGGAGAGTTGGCCGAAATGGGCACTAAATACTTTTCGAGAAATCTCCTCCAAATCACTGGTATGGCTATCGAAATCATGAGCATCAGCATGTAGATTCCAGATCCAAGTGGTAGTATCAGGTCCTTTAGCTATTGTTCTTGAGAAATGACCTGGTTTGGCCCATTCCTCGAAAGAAGTTTTTACGGGATCCCTATCTACCAAAATTTTTACTTCTGGTTCCGGCGAACGAATAATCATTGAGTCCTCCTCTTTCCGGACAACACATACAAAGAAACCTGCCAACAGTCAAAAAAGATATTTCTATAATTAATTTATTTCTCTTCTATTTTTCTATCTTCCATCTATCCATTTTCTTTAGTTATTCACTAGAGCAATTATCATCTGGAAGTCGATCCGGGGCAAGTGTTCGGATCTATTATGACATAGCCATGAGGTGCTCAACGGACCCTTTTAATCTTATAAAACCCCTTTTATTTTAGACTTTGGATTGATTCAAAAACGGCTTTTTGTTTTGTTAACCTAGTATATATTCCTATCTCAATTAGAAGTTCTTAGATGGAGCTCCTTCACTTTTTCCTTTTACAAGGATTTTACAAGGATAATATTAATTAGTCTATTTCAAATCATAAATCGCACCAGCAGCCATTACTAAGAGACATCCCGCTATATATATATTTAGTCATTCGAAAGTTAAGTTTCTTTGATTATTAATAATAAAAAAAGAAAGAGGTATATTTTGTACTCTATTTGTGTATCCCTTTTATTTATACCTACGAAATACCAGATGAAATAGAGTACTTAGAAGGGATATAATGAAATTCTTTAATTGGTTCTTCTCAAAGGAATGATCCC from Coffea arabica chloroplast, complete genome carries:
- the psaA gene encoding photosystem I P700 chlorophyll a apoprotein A1 (PsaA) encodes the protein MIIRSPEPEVKILVDRDPVKTSFEEWAKPGHFSRTIAKGPDTTTWIWNLHADAHDFDSHTSDLEEISRKVFSAHFGQLSIIFLWLSGMYFHGARFSNYEAWLSDPTHIGPSAQVVWPIVGQEILNGDVGGGFRGIQITSGFFQIWRASGITNELQLYCTAIGALIFAALMLFAGWFHYHKAAPKLAWFQDVESMLNHHLAGLLGLGSLSWAGHQVHVSLPINQFLNAGVDPKEIPLPHEFILNRDLLAQLYPSFAEGATPFFTLNWSKYAEFLTFRGGLDPVTGGLWLTDIAHHHLAIAILFLIAGHMYRTNWGIGHGLKDILEAHKGPFTGQGHKGLYEILTTSWHAQLSLNLAMLGSLTIVVAHHMYSMPPYPYLATDYGTQLSLFTHHMWIGGFLIVGAAAHAAIFMVRDYDPTTRYNDLLDRVLRHRDAIISHLNWACIFLGFHSFGLYIHNDTMSALGRPQDMFSDTAIQLQPVFAQWIQNTHALAPGATAPGATASTSLTWGGGDLVAVGGKVALLPIPLGTADFLVHHIHAFTIHVTVLILLKGVLFARSSRLIPDKANLGFRFPCDGPGRGGTCQVSAWDHVFLGLFWMYNAISVVIFHFSWKMQSDVWGSISDQGVVTHITGGNFAQSSITINGWLRDFLWAQASQVIQSYGSSLSAYGLFFLGAHFVWAFSLMFLFSGRGYWQELIESIVWAHNKLKVAPATQPRALSIVQGRAVGVTHYLLGGIATTWAFFLARIIAVG